The Gemmatimonadaceae bacterium DNA segment CGGCCCTGAGCCCGCGTGGCTTGGCCGAACTGCACGCGCTCTGCAACCTGGCTTACGACGAGACGCTCGAGCAGTACTTCGTGGATATCGGCCCGGGCCTGCACTGGATCGGGCGCGTCGCCGGACGCGCGGTGGCGCACACGATGCTCGTCACCCGCTGGCTGCAGCAGGGGTCCGGAGCGCCGATGCGCACGGCGTTCGTCGAGCTGGTCGCGACCCACCCGGCGCACCAGGGCCGCGGCTACGCCAGCGCGCTGATGCGCGCGATGCGGCCGCAGATCGAGCCCTTCGAGATCGGTGCCCTGACGCCGACCGTTCCGGAGTTCTACGCCCGCTTGGGCTGGGAACACTGGCACGGGCCGCTGGGCGTGCGTGTCGGCGACGGCATCGAGCCGTCGCCGGGCGAGATCCTGATGTTCCTGCGCACGCCACACACGCCGTCGTGGGTGGACCCCCAGGCGCCGCTCTCGATCGAATGGCGGCCAGGCGAGGTGTGGTAGACAGACCGCGCGATTCCCTCGCGCGAGGTCATCCGGTATCGTCATCGCGATGCCCCGACTCCCGCTCCTCGCCCTGGCAGCGGCGGCGATCATCGCCGCAACCATCCTGCTCACGCTGGCGCTCCGGCGCGCCCTCGCCGCCCGCCGCCTCGCCGCGCAGATGCAGCTCGCGGCCTCCGGCGAGCACGCCGCCGAGCGCTTCCTCGTCGCCGCGGGGTTCACCATCGTCGCACGCCAGCACACGCTGCGCGCCACGATGCACATCAACGGCCGCGTCGCCGAGTACGACGTCCGCGCCGATTTCCTCGTCGAGCGCAGCACGCCAGGAGGCCCGGAGCTGGCACTCGTCGAGGTGAAGACCGGCGACGCCGCCGACCCCCGCACACCGGCCACGCGCCGCCAATTGCGCGAATACGCCGCGCTCTACGACATCGACCGCCTCTACCTGTTCGACGCCTCCGCCAACCGCCTACACGAGATCG contains these protein-coding regions:
- a CDS encoding GNAT family N-acetyltransferase — protein: MSRDARREDTAPLTVDVVESPALSPRGLAELHALCNLAYDETLEQYFVDIGPGLHWIGRVAGRAVAHTMLVTRWLQQGSGAPMRTAFVELVATHPAHQGRGYASALMRAMRPQIEPFEIGALTPTVPEFYARLGWEHWHGPLGVRVGDGIEPSPGEILMFLRTPHTPSWVDPQAPLSIEWRPGEVW